A genomic stretch from Petrimonas mucosa includes:
- the ruvC gene encoding crossover junction endodeoxyribonuclease RuvC → MTSNAPTKERIILGIDPGTQVMGYGIIRIAGNRPALEAMGVIKLDKFENHYIRLARIYSRITGLLEEYLPDEMAIEAPFFGKNVQSMLKLGRAQGVAMAAAIAKDVPIFEYAPLKIKMAITGNGQAAKEQVAYMLQKILHIPDANMLPQLDATDGLAAAMCHYYQSSGTQSDGPRYKSWKEYVEQNRTKIRK, encoded by the coding sequence ATGACAAGCAACGCACCGACAAAGGAACGTATCATTCTGGGCATCGACCCGGGAACACAGGTGATGGGGTACGGGATTATCAGGATCGCAGGAAACAGGCCGGCACTCGAAGCAATGGGGGTTATCAAGCTTGACAAGTTCGAGAACCACTACATACGCCTGGCACGGATCTATTCACGTATTACCGGACTGCTTGAAGAGTACCTGCCCGACGAGATGGCCATCGAGGCTCCCTTCTTCGGGAAAAACGTGCAGAGCATGCTCAAGCTCGGTCGCGCTCAGGGGGTAGCCATGGCTGCCGCCATTGCAAAGGATGTTCCCATTTTCGAGTACGCTCCGCTAAAGATCAAGATGGCCATTACGGGGAACGGGCAGGCAGCCAAGGAGCAGGTGGCCTACATGCTACAGAAGATTCTGCATATTCCTGACGCGAATATGCTACCCCAGCTGGATGCTACGGACGGACTGGCTGCAGCGATGTGCCACTATTATCAATCCTCCGGAACACAATCCGACGGGCCCAGATACAAGAGCTGGAAAGAGTATGTCGAACAGAACAGGACAAAAATACGAAAGTGA
- a CDS encoding DUF4286 family protein, with translation MIIYNTTFSVPKKLQEAFIDFIRDEYIPLSIQNNLLVEPRLTRVFSMDENGDTSYALEFKVFTIEALEQWNSTTGKELRLLISSKFGQEIQGFATLLHTVEL, from the coding sequence ATGATCATCTACAACACCACCTTTAGCGTGCCGAAAAAATTGCAGGAAGCATTTATCGATTTTATCCGCGACGAATATATTCCCCTCTCCATTCAAAACAATCTTCTGGTCGAGCCCAGGCTCACCCGCGTTTTTTCCATGGATGAGAATGGCGACACCTCCTATGCGCTAGAATTCAAAGTTTTCACAATTGAAGCGCTGGAACAATGGAACAGCACCACCGGAAAGGAGCTCCGGCTCCTGATCTCCAGCAAGTTCGGACAAGAGATACAAGGATTTGCGACACTGTTACATACTGTCGAGTTATGA
- the nrdG gene encoding anaerobic ribonucleoside-triphosphate reductase activating protein, whose amino-acid sequence MLKYTDYTIVFQEVPDEVSLAINLSGCPYRCKGCHSPHLQQETGEELSERVLSGLLQSYAHAITCVCFMGGDAQVEAVCRLATYVRTEWEGRLRTAWYSGNDIIDPAAAGCFDYVKTGPFLEALGGLDRRTTNQRLYRFTADGFKDITFKMQR is encoded by the coding sequence ATGTTGAAGTACACAGATTATACTATCGTCTTTCAGGAAGTTCCTGACGAAGTGTCGCTGGCAATCAACCTGTCGGGTTGTCCATATCGCTGCAAAGGGTGTCACAGTCCCCATTTACAGCAAGAGACCGGGGAAGAGTTGAGCGAGAGAGTCCTTTCCGGACTGTTGCAAAGCTACGCGCACGCCATCACTTGCGTCTGTTTTATGGGAGGTGACGCCCAAGTTGAAGCGGTATGCCGGCTGGCAACCTATGTTCGTACAGAATGGGAAGGGAGACTCAGAACAGCCTGGTATTCGGGAAACGATATCATTGATCCTGCAGCAGCCGGGTGCTTTGATTATGTGAAAACTGGACCTTTTCTGGAGGCGTTGGGCGGATTAGACCGAAGAACGACCAACCAACGATTATACAGGTTCACAGCTGACGGTTTTAAGGATATTACCTTCAAGATGCAGCGATAA